The genomic interval GAAACGGTGACGGTCCGCGGGTTCAGGCGGCGGAGGCGGCGATCTCGGTGCGGGTGGCGAGGCCGAGGGAGGTGCGGGTCTCGGCGCCGGGGCCTTCGGTCGCGCCTGAAAGCGACCGGGCATCGCTCGGCGTGAGCGGCGGCCGGCCGCGTCGGCCTGCTTCGGCGGGCCACAGCCCGCTTCCATCGGTCTCCTTGCCAGCCGCCACGCACGCTCTCGCTTCGGCCTCAGGCGCTCTCAGGCGCGACCTGACACCGCCACCGGAGCTGCGACGCGACGCGGCCGCTCCGCGGCCCCACGCTGCCGGCGGCAGCGAGCCTCGGGCGGCGGCTCCGCCGCCCGCGCTCCAATCTCGAGAAGTTCAGCTCGGCTTCTGCCCCACGAACATCGACCAGGGGCCGTCGCTTTCGACGGGCTCGGCGTGCAGGCCGGCGGAGCGGAGGGCGTGCAGCCAGGTGGCGGCGGGGAAGAGGCCGAGCTCGTGGGCGTCGTCGATCGACCGCGTGCCGCCGGCGCCGCGGACGGTGAGGGAGATCGTCATGCGGACGCGGCGGTCCGCGGTGCGATTGACGCGGGTGGTGTAGGCGGTGCCGTCGTCCGTTTTGTCCCCGGCTTCGCCGGGCTCGAAGGTTTCGGCGGTGTGGGTGGGAGCGAAGAGGGCGACGCCGCCGGAGCGGAGGAGGGCGGCGGCGGAGCGGGCGGTGGCGAGGAGGTCGGCTTCGGTAAGCAGGTAGTCGGCGGCGTCGTGGGCGAGGACGGCGTCGAAGGTGCCGGCGTCGGGGAGGCGAACGGTCCGCATGTCGGCGGCGACGGTGCGTAGTCCGGGGGGGCCGGGGGCGTGGGAGGCGGCGACGGCAAGCATCTCGGGGGAGAGGTCGACGGCGGTGACGTCGTGGCGGCCGCCGCGGGTGCCGCCGGCCGACAGGTGGGCGAGGGTGCAGCCGCCGCCGGCGCCGAACTCGACAAGCTTCAGGTGGTCGTGACCGAGCCGC from Phycisphaera mikurensis NBRC 102666 carries:
- a CDS encoding class I SAM-dependent methyltransferase, which gives rise to MTTPRLYADLAHLWPALSPPEDYAAEAAELERLLAERLGHDHLKLVEFGAGGGCTLAHLSAGGTRGGRHDVTAVDLSPEMLAVAASHAPGPPGLRTVAADMRTVRLPDAGTFDAVLAHDAADYLLTEADLLATARSAAALLRSGGVALFAPTHTAETFEPGEAGDKTDDGTAYTTRVNRTADRRVRMTISLTVRGAGGTRSIDDAHELGLFPAATWLHALRSAGLHAEPVESDGPWSMFVGQKPS